From Penicillium digitatum chromosome 5, complete sequence, one genomic window encodes:
- a CDS encoding Zinc finger, C3HC4 RING-type, whose product MASVPGYSATGRTSSLDDTASANSDANTISQESVSLHDELIEDTETVFFNKSVSTPSHGSEISSKSLSPSSKPSHASDEDEPRKCWICYTDETEDSPLNLEWRSPCPCALTAHEACLLDWLADMENPRSRKSNGGGVTMMCPQCKTEIVVTRPRSYVVDMLRLVERVAGRLVLPGMMFTVAGTVWAGCCAHGVYSMNLVFGTEDAKHIIEDTLDGPWNPGMNIGLPLIPLVLIFSRTRYAEGLLPAIPVLFFAAHNPGQEPDFDLWPPTPAMTFAALPYVKSFYGALYERFFGGLERKWISEVQPRAAEEILDDAQQQDQAEGLNQFGDNGNGQILMEIDLELQMGINDGDEPVLPVRQDEDADGGLNGAQDAEQNNNPLGLGRRQNEIIADTGSIAEIVLGALIFPAVSASMGGLLKCLLPKSWTSSMMDRGRLGLLQTRWGRSVVGGCMFVLLKDALVLYCRWKLAQTHRRRKVLNYDRSKKHHGTKRSTG is encoded by the coding sequence ATGGCGTCCGTCCCGGGATACTCTGCAACAGGCAGAACCAGCTCACTCGATGACACCGCATCCGCCAATTCTGATGCAAACACAATTTCTCAAGAGAGCGTCTCACTTCACGATGAGTTGATAGAAGACACCGAAACCGTGTTCTTCAATAAAAGCGTATCAACCCCGAGTCACGGGTCGGAAATTTCAAGCAAATCACTCAGTCCATCATCCAAGCCTTCACATGCTTCGGATGAAGACGAGCCGCGCAAATGCTGGATTTGCTATACAGACGAAACGGAAGACTCGCCACTGAATTTGGAATGGCGGTCGCCTTGCCCTTGTGCCTTAACAGCCCATGAGGCATGTCTGCTCGACTGGCTTGCCGACATGGAAAACCCCCGATCGCGCAAAAGCAACGGTGGTGGTGTAACAATGATGTGTCCTCAGTGCAAAACGGAAATTGTGGTCACTCGCCCGCGGAGCTATGTGGTCGATATGCTTCGATTGGTCGAGCGTGTAGCAGGCCGATTAGTTCTTCCTGGCATGATGTTCACGGTGGCCGGCACTGTATGGGCCGGGTGCTGCGCGCATGGTGTTTATTCAATGAACCTCGTTTTCGGAACCGAGGACGCTAAACATATCATAGAGGATACTCTGGATGGCCCATGGAATCCCGGAATGAATATCGGATTGCCGCTTATCCCGCTAGTCTTAATATTCTCCCGCACTCGGTATGCCGAAGGCCTTCTTCCAGCGATTCCGGTTCTTTTCTTCGCTGCACATAACCCGGGGCAGGAACCCGACTTCGACTTGTGGCCACCTACACCGGCCATGACGTTTGCCGCGCTGCCATACGTCAAAAGTTTCTATGGGGCACTTTACGAacggttcttcggtggccTGGAACGGAAATGGATTTCCGAGGTGCAGCCCCGTGCAGCGGAAGAAATTTTGGATGATGCGCAGCAACAAGATCAAGCGGAGGGTCTCAACCAGTTCGGCGATAATGGGAACGGACAGATCCTGATGGAGATTGATCTTGAGCTGCAAATGGGAATAAACGATGGAGATGAACCGGTCCTTCCCGTCAGGCAAGATGAAGATGCCGATGGCGGCCTCAACGGAGCTCAAGATGCTGAAcaaaacaacaacccactagGACTTGGGCGGCGACAGAACGAGATCATTGCCGATACCGGCAGCATTGCCGAAATCGTACTCGGGGCGCTCATCTTCCCAGCAGTCTCAGCGTCAATGGGTGGCCTGTTGAAATGTCTTTTGCCCAAGTCATGGACATCCTCAATGATGGACCGTGGCCGCTTAGGACTGCTCCAGACCCGCTGGGGTCGCAGCGTTGTTGGCGGGTGCATGTTTGTTCTCTTGAAAGATGCATTGGTTCTTTATTGCCGGTGGAAGCTAGCCCAGACACACCGTCGCCGCAAGGTCTTGAACTACGATCGATCTAAGAAACACCATGGCACAAAGCGGTCCACTGGATAA
- a CDS encoding Stress response protein Nst1, putative translates to MQSIGSTFNSSNVVTRRDHCLSTPLLPCPYPISPLTFVTTEVSFEQTTKNAIDSLCVDTPRGITPYAAEAVPTAYFTSTMATHMSATPLPATNGGTHARGPQGTTTSTESTVTSAPSVNRKKQKRRQKQAARLAAENPRAYASGDADLLPTNEQRSYDEDREYDLNAHPHTATDGHYGYASPEHPREQTTMNGPDGHHATLGETSKRKKNRKARSNSQNHADRSSTSLSTPSATSSHPPRPPQSLPYISRFTGKPMKNNSIWNQSTLEERENIRTFWFELGEEERRQLVKVEKDAVLKKMKEQQKHSCSCTVCGRKRTAIEEELEVLYDAYYEELEQYANNNQGAFDEGAPIIPPPRLYQPPLRPPGQHTRTHGQFHPSRSRVQELPEDNDEDLEEDYDDEEEDDDDEEEEEDEEEEDDEELYSDEDLEDDEARAARADFFAFGNSLTVKDGILTVADDLLKNDGKHFIDMMEQLAERRMQREEDTQYGIAAAHQSYHGHNHGPLDDDDYDDEEDDEDYDSQEEEEFDEDEMDAMTEEQRMQEGRRMFQIFAARMFEQRVMTAYREKVAEQRQKQLIDELLQEETLNEQRNAKKAREAQKKKDKKRLQRQAKEEEKARRDAEKAAEEAALKAAQEKKLEEQRLKREEQRKKRDAERKAQEEERARKEAEKQRRLKEERERQAEAERKQREQKEEKKRREEAKRKEKEEREALEKKAREERERKMREDQARKDRDAAREQEIRDRSGKREQARTSPPHTLPGVIPYNLQSQAPPGFLQSPHYPMATPIIPKLSTPARPRQQSHHGSSASSPHSQPNSADSSLHPSISPRSMGHPQSGANFGARQSYQQPPLHHPQPSAPLSPLGRANPSAFAGLGGLPFNPPGIPGMVPRLTHPPESMYSSNAGMINPLRSFNGSVGIPAPPGMNGVRPMPPSRAFPPDPGHSLPFTGNHAVPGAFPLQQTGLSKAHSRQPSLSFDRSPLESGTQPFPITRPSPIKRPSSSAQDRLHNGNASVQREVDGLSAHLGSSALLDDTDATYPSNLSQSLPGAPAHGAFLGPTRASFQGSSLFSDPLGSPHINFAVGSPMGNSTWGAMPFGASPFPSTWGPTPTGTGWPPNNAFATGGHHRPHTSRPVTIRLLVIQACKQLNSVTSPQKGAGSFHDVNLVLGQVEQLRNSGEPSISLDEMLDICDTEGSPQNGGGSFSIKEGPSGQSVRFEPDPNSAVSGHRGSIVPGDIGSPIPSNSHPAPFSGFGGPSVLRQYSSPPTGLFGGTSLS, encoded by the exons ATGCAGTCAATAGGAAGCA CTTTTAACTCATC AAACGTTGTGACCCGCCGGGATCATTGTCTTTCAACCCCCCTCCTCCCGTGTCCTTATCCTATCTCACCCCTCACGTTTGTCACTACAGAAGTGTCTTTTGAGCAAACAACAAAGAACGCGATTGACTCTTTGTGCGTGGATACGCCAAGGGGAATAACTCCG TAtgctgctgaggcagttCCTACAGCTTATTTCACCTCCACCATGGCGACCCATATGTCGGCAACTCCGCTCCCAGCAACCAACGGCGGTACCCACGCGCGGGGTCCTCAAGGTACCACCACATCGACCGAATCGACAGTGACATCTGCACCTTCTGTGAATCGCAAGAAACAGAAACGCAGGCAGAAACAAGCTGCTCGCCTAGCTGCGGAAAATCCTCGTGCTTACGCCTCCGGAGATGCGGACTTGCTACCAACAAATGAACAGCGCTCCTACGATGAAGACCGTGAATATGATCTCAATGCTCACCCCCACACAGCAACCGATGGTCATTATGGATACGCGTCACCAGAACATCCCCGCGAACAAACCACGATGAACGGACCCGATGGCCACCACGCTACCTTGGGCGAGACAtcgaaaaggaagaaaaataGAAAAGCTCGATCTAATTCCCAAAATCACGCTGATCGCAGCTCAACTTCGCTTTCAACCCCGTCCGCAACCTCCTCCCACCCTCCTCGGCCCCCTCAATCCTTGCCATACATCAGTCGGTTCACTGGAAAACCTATGAAAAACAACAGCATCTGGAACCAATCCACTCTAGAAGAACGCGAAAATATCCGGACCTTCTGGTTCGAGCTCggcgaagaagaaagacgcCAGCTTGTCAAAGTGGAAAAGGATGCTGTTTtgaagaaaatgaaagagCAGCAAAAGCACTCTTGCAGTTGCACAGTTTGTGGAAGAAAACGAACTGCGATTGAAGAAGAGCTTGAGGTTCTCTATGACGCATACTACGAGGAGTTGGAACAATACGCGAATAACAATCAAGGCGCATTTGATGAAGGAGCTCCTATCattcctcctcctcgactCTATCAACCACCCCTTCGACCCCCAGGGCAGCATACTAGAACGCACGGCCAGTTTCATCCGTCACGGAGCCGGGTCCAGGAGCTACCCGAAGACAACGATGAGGATTTAGAAGAGGATTACGacgacgaagaggaagatgatgatgatgaagaagaagaagaagacgaggaggaagaggatgacgaggagcTGTACAGCGACGAGGACcttgaagatgatgaagCTCGAGCAGCCCGGGCTGATTTCTTTGCATTTGGCAACAGCCTAACTGTAAAAG ATGGAATACTTACAGTTGCAGACGATCTCCTGAAAAATGACGGCAAGCACTTCATTGACATGATGGAGCAATTGGCTGAACGGAGAATGCAAAGAGAGGAAGATACACAGTACGGAATAGCTGCTGCTCATCAGTCCTACCATGGACATAATCATGGTCCTttggatgatgatgattaCGACGACGAAGAGGACGATGAGGACTATGATAGtcaagaggaggaagagttCGACGAGGACGAAATG GATGCCATGACTGAGGAACAACGTATGCAGGAAGGGCGACGGATGTTCCAGATATTCGCTGCCCGAATGTTCGAGCAACGAGTCATGACAGCATATCGAGAGAAGGTCGCCGAACAACGTCAGAAGCAGCTAATTGACGAGCTCCTTCAAGAGGAGACGTTGAACGAGCAGCGCAATGCCAAAAAGGCGCGGGAAGcgcaaaagaagaaagataagAAGCGATTGCAAAGACAAGcaaaagaagaggagaaagcCCGCCGAGACGCCGAGAAGGCGGCTGAAGAGGCTGCTCTGAAGGCTGCACAAGAGAAGAAACTCGAAGAACAGCGATTAAAGCGCGAAGAGCAACGGAAGAAACGTGATGCCGAAAGAAAGGCGCAAGAGGAAGAGCGTGCTCGCAAAGAAGCTGAGAAGCAGCGACGACTCAAAGAAGAACGGGAACGTCAAGCTGAAGCTGAGCGTAAGCAACGAGAgcaaaaagaggaaaagaagaggcGAGAGGAAGCCAAACgcaaagaaaaggaagagcGTGAGGCCTTGGAAAAGAAAGCCAGAGAGGAGCGTGAGCGCAAAATGCGCGAAGATCAAGCGAGGAAGGACCGAGACGCCGCACGAGAGCAGGAAATCCGAGATCGTAGTGGAAAGCGCGAGCAAGCCCGAACATCGCCACCACACACTCTGCCAGGCGTCATCCCATACAATCTCCAGTCTCAGGCTCCTCCTGGTTTTCTACAGTCTCCGCATTATCCCATGGCGACACCTATCATTCCCAAGCTCTCGACCCCGGCACGGCCTCGTCAACAATCTCATCATGGCTCTTCTGCATCCTCTCCTCACTCTCAACCGAACAGCGCTGATTCTTCTCTCCACCCTTCCATCTCCCCACGTTCCATGGGCCATCCGCAGTCAGGAGCGAATTTCGGTGCTAGACAAAGTTATCAACAGCCTCCTTTGCACCATCCTCAGCCTTCCGCTCCTCTGTCACCTCTAGGGCGTGCAAATCCTTCAGCATTTGCTGGCCTTGGTGGTCTACCGTTCAACCCCCCTGGCATACCGGGAATGGTTCCGAGATTGACTCACCCTCCGGAATCGATGTATTCGTCGAATGCCGGAATGATAAACCCTTTACGATCATTCAATGGGTCCGTTGGAATTCCCGCACCGCCTGGGATGAACGGTGTACGCCCCATGCCACCGAGCCGAGCGTTCCCACCTGATCCAGGACACAGCCTTCCCTTCACTGGCAATCACGCAGTGCCTGGGGCATTCCCTCTGCAGCAAACCGGTCTGTCAAAAGCCCATTCCAGACAGCCCTCTCTTTCATTCGATCGGTCCCCGTTAGAGTCTGGGACTCAGCCATTCCCCATCACACGGCCCAGCCCTATCAAACGTCCATCCAGCTCCGCACAGGACCGGCTGCACAACGGCAATGCTTCGGTGCAGCGAGAAGTCGATGGCTTGAGTGCTCATTTAGGTAGCAGTGCGCTCCTTGATGACACTGATGCTACATACCCATCAAACCTCTCTCAATCATTGCCTGGCGCCCCTGCACATGGGGCATTCCTGGGGCCAACGCGAGCGAGCTTCCAAGGATCGTCCTTGTTCTCGGATCCTCTGGGATCTCCGCATATTAACTTCGCGGTCGGTTCTCCAATGGGCAACTCTACATGGGGTGCGATGCCCTTCGGAGCCTCCCCCTTCCCTAGCACATGGGGACCCACCCCTACTGGAACTGGCTGGCCTCCCAACAACGCTTTTGCGACGGGTGGTCATCACCGGCCCCACACCTCTCGACCTGTCACAATTCGCCTGTTGGTTATCCAAGCATGCAAGCAGCTGAACTCAGTGACCAGCCCGCAGAAGGGTGCTGGAAGCTTCCACGATGTGAACCTTGTTCTCGGCCAGGTGGAGCAACTGCGCAACTCAGGCGAGCCATCGATCTCTTTGGATGAAATGCTTGATATCTGCGATACAGAGGGCAGTCCACAGAATGGCGGCGGATCGTTCTCTATCAAGGAAGGTCCAAGTGGCCAGTCCGTCCGATTCGAGCCCGATCCCAACAGCGCGGTCTCCGGTCATCGGGGTAGCATAGTACCTGGCGATATTGGCAGCCCCATCCCTAGTAACAGCCACCCAGCCCCCTTCAGTGGATTCGGTGGGCCCTCCGTGCTGCGGCAGTATTCTTCGCCTCCGACTGGCTTATTCGGCGGGACTTCTCTATCCTGA
- a CDS encoding mitochondrial 54S ribosomal protein mL40, whose translation MKSLSPALASLANVFKIPVSMAPVRPSISRACHETLNRRTQQPGPVIAALQSAPFSTTSAMAARKGNGPVIDKRITLIRYFLHHPLTPRPLRFSRNRYLRHWTIHRAWQLFKAQQRRTHELEMMRQYQSMQDACEELRTGAGDGGKLFRVSMNKKGIFTDMFPIEYARMQTESPPSDGWNYDWKKPGQK comes from the exons ATGAAGTCCTTATCACCAGCCCTCGCGTCTCTCGCGAACGTCTTCAAGATTCCCGTGTCAATGGCGCCGGTCCGCCCATCTATTTCCCGGGCATGCCACGAGACCCTGAACCGCCGAACACAACAGCCCGGCCCGGTCATAGCAGCCCTGCAATCAGCGCCATTCTCGACGACAAGCGCAATGGCCGCGAGGAAGGGAAACGGCCCTGTTATTGACAAGCGCATTA CTCTGATCCGCTATTTCCTCCACCACCCTCTCACCCCGCGTCCCCTCCGCTTCTCTCGCAACCGTTACCTCCGCCACTGGACCATCCACCGCGCTTGGCAATTGTTCAAGGCCCAGCAACGCCGCACACACGAACTCGAGATGATGCGCCAGTACCAGAGTATGCAGGATGCGTGTGAGGAGTTGCGCACTGGTGCGGGAGATGGAGGAAAGCTGTTCCGCGTCTCGATGAACAAGAAGGGTATCTTCACCGATATGTTCCCCATCGAGTATGCTCGCATGCAGACTGAGTCCCCTCCTTCCGATGGATGGAACTATGACTGGAAGAAGCCCGGACAGAAATAG
- a CDS encoding Rho GTPase Rho 2, putative translates to MSQQQDDNVMRRKLVIIGDGACGKTSLLSVFTLGYFPTHYVPTVFENYVTDCRVDGRSVQLALWDTAGQEDYERLRPLAYSKAHVLLIGFSIDTPDSLENVKHKWIDEANERCPDVPILLVGLKKDLREDPLAIEEMRKKSLRFVTTKEGSDIATSIGARKYLECSSLTGEGVDDVFEAATRAALLTFDKRKSSCCVVI, encoded by the exons ATGTCGCAACAGCAGGATGATAATGTGATGCGAAG GAAGCTTGTCATCATTGGTGatggtgcatgtggaaaAACCAGTTTGCTCAGCGTCTTTACCCTCGGCTACTTCCCAACT CATTAT GTACCAACGGTATTTGAAAACTACGTGACGGATTGCCGTGTCGACGGCCGCTCAGTTCAACTGGCTCTGTGGGATACAGCAGGACAAGAAGACTATGAGCGCTTGCGACCATTGGCCTACTCCAAAGCCCATGTCCTCCTGATTGGATTCTCTATTGATACTCCGGATTCACTGGAGAACGTGAAACACAAG TGGATCGACGAAGCAAACGAGCGATGCCCAGATGTGCCGATCCTTTTGGTTGGATTGAAGAAGGACCTTCGTGAAGACCCATTGGCGATTGAAGAAATGCGCAAGAAGTCACTCAGATTCGTGACGACAAAAGAAGGCAGTGATATCGCAACGTCGATTGGAGCCCGCAAATATCTTGAATGCTCGTCTCTGACGGGCGAGGGTGTTGACGATGTATTTGAAGCAGCTACCCGTGCTGCATTACTCACGTTTGACAAACGGAAATCGTCTTGCTGCGTGGTTATCTGA